The sequence AGAAATTATAGCCACTCCTGTTTGGTTTGGGGTGCCTGGGATCCGTTGTACTTAGCTTCTTCCTACGTCGTCTTCGGCGACGTACACCCTTCAAACCAGTGCTGTTATTTGCAACAGGTGGCTCCGGAGTTGGCAAAGCAGGTTCTTCAGTGCAATTATAGAGGATTGCTTTAGTGGATTTCGATCCCATAATAACAGTCACTATGTAGCCATGTTCAAATTTGCCATCAACTATCACATCTACGTCAACATTATCTGAAGACGAAGCTGGATCTGAAACAGTTCATCAAACAAGGAATGAATAATATAATTAAACTAGCTCGATGTCTGTCCATTGCAACATGATTTCCAATAAGTATTCCAGGATTAAAAAAAGGACAGACCCAGGGATGACGGCTCCCAGGATTGTAGTCATATAAAAATGTTTTCCATAAATCATTTCCATTTTTTTAACAACATATGGAACAACGGAGTTTAGAAAATTGTTAAGTGGGCTGCAGAACCATCTACTACAGGTCAAGTTAGCTATCAAACTCAAGAAGTCACAAGCTATGCTTTCATAGAGATTGAAATCTCTTAAGAGGCATTAGATGGTCAGTTTAACATAAACTAACCTGAAGATGTGTTGATGCCCCTTTTTCTTTTGTGGTAAGCTTGGCCTTCGGTTTTAATTTCAATGGAAGAATTCATTCTGGAATCTGCAGACAGAACAGGGTATGTGTTAGGTGAGATTGCATCATCTAACTAAAAAGGGCATAAAATTCTGTACACATACCTATTTCTTGTTGATGCCAGCCTTGCACTCTAAAGAAGTATAGCTGCTCAAAATGATATAAGAGTGACATATAGTATTTCTTCAGCATAAAAGAAGCATTTGTCGCAGTGGCAGGGAAAATAAATGATGCAGTCACTTCTCTCCATCTATTCTCTGCCTTCACCTGTGAGAAACAAGATTCGGTTATTTATCCACCAGTCTGAGTTGGAATGCTTGCAAATCAAGTGAACTGACAATGATATAATGAGAATACCACAACATTTTGAATAAACATGCCTTGAATTTAGCTTTTACTTGATAAAAATCGTGACTGCCTTCTCATTAACAATAAAACAGCTAGCTTGCAAAAAAAATGATGTAAAAGCATCACTTAATATACATGAACAATGTGGAGTGATATTAAAACCAGAGTTTAAGTAAACCAAAAGATAATTTAAGGGGTTTAGAGCAACTCTAAAAGAACGTGTAAACCAACCCCAAAACAAATATTAGTAAAGAATAGTGATTTTTCTTGCTCCAACAGCTCCCCCATTCTTCTCCCAAAAATTTCGAGTCCCGCATCCACAGCCTCCTCTCCCTCGTATTATGGCGTGTTGCATTGCATCCCTCCCCAATCCGTCTGTGCACACATCGAGGACCCTGTGTTTTTGTTTTCCGCGCGCATTGGTGTGTTCTGGTGGAGGCGGCAAGCAGTGGCACGCATCAGTGTTTTTGTTTTCCCGCACACAGTGGTTCGTCTCGCCAGCGATACAAGACAGTGAAATATAATTGCAGTACATGACGATGGCTTGCATGCCAACGATCTACAGCAGGGATGATTAACGATGTATAGTAGCGATGGCCATCAGCAGTATACACAAAGGATTCTGGTTCAAATAGGCAAAGCATGGCCTACGGGATTTGTTCCAAACATTTTGGGGAATACTTATTAGCAGTCTTATGTGAACTCAGATTTTTTTTCGGAAAAATATTTTTTCAACAACCCCAATTAAATGTTTTGGGGAATAAATTTTTAGCGCTCTTTTGGAGGTGTAATGGACAATGTAATTTATTGGGGGATAGTACGGTGGACACTTCATAATTTATCATATGTTCTTGTATTTCAAGGAAGGATCCATTTCACTCTAGCTATCAATGCAAATGTAAGCTAAGACATATATGTACTTTCTAACAAAGATTAATTAATTTAAGAAAGCAAAGTAACGTGAGATTTGTAAAAACGaaagatattatggacttaagagtCACTGACCATGTGTAGCATTTACAGCATATAGTAAAAATGGTAAAAGAATTAGGGATGCCCCTTAACAGTCTTACATAAAAGTAGAAAACTAGTGCAATTGCACAACATGCACAATCGAGTTAAATAATCTGACCAGATAAACTACTTTATTAAGAAAATTTGATTCTACAGCATTATATTCATTTCTTACCTTGTCAATACCGCCCCGTGATGTGACCTCCTTATATAGCTGATGAAGATCCAAATCTTTCCCTCCAATGATCGGCACCCTTACCCCCAAAAAAGGGTTATAAATGAACCAGATGAAGCATGGCAATTAATAAAACTAAAGAAAATTATGAATGCAACTCAGATGCAATTCTTTAGTGATTCTAGGTGCTTGGACCATTTGGAAGCATAGGAATAGGTGTGTTTTTGATGGTTGTAATCCCAACTTGGTCATGGCCATTAGGATGGCTAGGGAAGAGGCGGTGCTCTGGTCCATGACTGGTGCCAAGGCCTTGTCCTTCCTCCAAGTCGATGAGTTGCTGGCTTAAAACAGCGGTGTGGGTCGTGTTTCTTCCATGTTTTAGTCGGTGATCCGTAGTTAGTCTCTAGTGGTGTGTGTGTTGTATTGGggttctcccccccccccccccttttcttttcttctattaATACAaagatgcgcagctctcctgcgtattcCAGAAAAAAAATTAGATGGCATAGTATTAACTATTCAGGTAGACAACTTTAAGTAACTTTGCCTAACATGCAAGCcattttttaaaaaaacaaaaaCTTAGTTGCGGTATTTTCTGTGTCCAGAAAGTTGTTGGACATTTCGAAAGCTTTTGACTCGATCTATTGAGCTTTTCTTATTGAGGTGCTTTCTCACCTTGGTTTTGGACCTAATTGGTGTAATCTGATTTCATATCTGTTGGCCTCTTCTTCCACTCAAGTGCTTTTGAATGGGTCTCCTGGTAATCTTATCAGTCATCGGAGAGGACTTCGTCAGGGGGATCCTCTATCTCCTATGTTGTTTATATTGATTATGATGTCCTCACTCCTCAGCAGTCTATTTTTGTTGGCTGAAAATAGGGGGCTGCTTCAGAGTCTGCAGGGAGAAAATGTTCGGAACAGACTTTCCAGCTATGCTGATGATGTGGTCCTTTTTATTCAGCCTTTTGAGGAAGATCTGAATTGTGTTAAAATGATCTTGGATTGTTTTGGCTCAGTTTCTGGTTGGGTATCTAATATGCATAAGAGTTGTGCCATTCCGATAAGGTGTAGCGAGCAGGCTGTGTAGGAGGGCTGCAACATTCTACATTGCAGCTCAGCTTCTTTTCCTTGCTCCTATTTGGGGCTTCTGATTTCAGACAAAAAACTAAGAAGGATAGACCCCATGGCTTGGTTTGAAAGATTGCAGATCGACTTCCTAATTGGAAGGCTCGACTGCTTAATCTTGCTGGAAGGACGACTATGGTGTGGTTTGTTATGTTAGCCATCCTAATTTATCTCCTCATTGCCATGGATATCCCTAAGTGGGTGATTAAGTTGATTGACAAGATTCGAAGAGGATTTTTATGGAAAGGGGGAAATGACATGAATGGAGGAAATTGTAGTCTCTTGGGATATCATTACAAGGCCACTAAAGCTTGGTGGATTTGGGGTTCCTAACTTATATTTCCAGAGCTGGGCACTGCAAGCTAAATGGTTGTGGTTGGAGAAAACAGACCCTAACAGACCTTGGCATGGGCTAAACTTTCCTATACCGAAACAAGTCAGGAAGTTCTTTGCATCATCGATTATTATTGTGATTGGAAATGGGACCAATACTTTATTTTGGTCGGATAGATGGTGGTTGCGCCAAGGACATTGCCCCCGCAGTTGCCTCTAAGGTCGGTAAGAGCGCTCTTTGCACTAGAACTGTGCTCAGGCTTATTGAAAGCCGGCAGTGGGTCAGTGACATCGAGACCCCTCTTTCTTTGATTGGGGTGCAACAATTCTTGCATTTATGGGATGCTATAAGAAGAGTGGTGTTAACACATGAAGCTGATAGACATGTGTGGCTGCATACCTCCTCTGACCAGTTCACTTCCAAGTCATGTTACAAGGCCTTTTTCATGGGATCCATTACCTTTGAGCCATAGGGGAGGCTGTGGAAGTCTTGGGCTCCTCCAAAATGCAAATATTTCCTTTGGCTGGCAATATGGAATAAATGTTGGACTTCTGATAGACTGGAAAGGAGAGGTTTGGATCACCCGGAGTCTTGTCCATTATGTGACCACGTGCAGGAATCCGTCCAACATCTCCTGTGCACATGCATTTTTGCAAGACAATTTTGGCATACCATCCTTTCGCCCTTGGGGTTTGGTAATTTCTCTCCGTCTAGTGATGAGATCGCCTTTGCAGAAAATATGTAAGAAGGTGCACAGAAGCAAGCGAAAGGGTATGAACATCATCATCATTCTGGGGGCCTGGTGCCTATGGGTTCACTGTAACAAGGCAGTCTTCAATGGACATAACCCTACTTTAAGCACAGTTTGAAGTGTTTTTTTAGATGAGTTGGCGTGTTGGAGTAAGGTTGGAGCTAAACATCTTGAGAATTTAGGCCTAGAGGTTGCCCTTAATATGGTCAGGGCGTAGTGTTTGTGGAGAGTGGGGTCTGCCTGCAGTTTTTTCGCTGTGGCCTTTGTTGTCCTGCTGATTTCTCAGTAATAGTGGAGGCTGCAGCGTTGTTGCAAGGCAGGTTGTGAGTGGGTGTGTTTTATCTTGCCTTTTTAGGCTTTGTATCTTGGTCCATTTTGGACCTTTTTCttctctaaattaaatgatgtgcagctctcctgcgtgttcgagagaAAAAAATCGGATGGCCATACATTTCAATGAAAACAACACTAAGCTTGAAGCCAAATAAACTTTACATTGTATTGCAATCTGCAATAATCTCACAAAGCAAGCCAAGTAGGACAAATCAGTTCTTTTGCTGACAAAAGACATCCTCATTGTTCAATACTCCACAGTTCTTTTGCTGACATATGACATCCTGGTTGTTCAATACTCCATTTGTCCCTTTTCTGTGTTCTCACTTCCATATTTAAATAACAACAACATAGCATtttgtcccaagcaagttggggtaggctagagatgaaacccacAAGAAACAAGGATAGAAAAAACATTAATATTTATAGTATATAATTAGTATCATTAGATAGATCACTGAGTCTATTTTCATAATAAATTTATTCGAAGATATAAATATTGCTAATATTTTCTACAAACTTAAAGCCAAATTTGAGAAAATTTGATTGGCATGTGACAGAGGGAGTACATCAGACATCATTTTTCATTACAAAAAGATTACTCTAGCTAACAAACACTAGAATCTCATAGAATAAGAAATATATGTCGCTACTCTTATTACTAGGACATAAAAAGAATGCCCATACATGATCGAAATCCAATATTTCAATACAGACACCCACGAAAAGTAAGCGTGTTTCACATACATAGCCCGTTGCAATGGATTCCTATGCCACTACAAACTAACATAATGTCCTGAAAAGGTCCCCAGAAAACAAGAATCATATTTCATCCTCGACAAAAACAAGAATCCCAGATGCAACAGGAACGTTGCAATGGATCCCCCAAAAAATCGAAAATAACATCAAGCTACCAATGTAGGCCATCCGACATATCGATGGCCGCAATCCCCAACTCGTGTTGGAGGATTTGGTCCACACATAAATAAATGTTATAAAGGAAACACGAACACGGGTTGATTAGTCAAAATCAAAATCAATGGTGTGCGGCCTCCCAGATCGCATGCATTTGCATCACACGTTACTACTAAAATCGCCACCGCCCCCACAAACTTCTCTTTCCCACCACGCATTTATACCAAGTTGCAATTTTCGCGCATTGAATTCAAGAAATGATGGTAAAAGCAACAGGGATAGTAACAACTGTAACGGCACCATCGCATCAGATGCAGAAGAAAACGCAACAGAGGAATTAAAAATGCGGCAACCGGATCGGCACCGGCGGCGAGGTCATGTGCGTATTGGAAGTCGGAAAAATGCTTTACTTGAGCCTGGTGCCCATGTGCGTGTGCAGCCCCTCGAGCGCCGCCCTGAAGCGCGCGGCGTCCGCCACCACGTCCGTGTGCTCCGCCACCCGCGACGGGTAGGCCACGAACCTCCCCCTGTCGCCGACCGATGAGGCCTCCACGGTCGGCGTCACCTCCGCCTTCTCTTTTCCTTTCGCCACCACAGTCACAGCCGCGACGGCCTTCTTCTCCTCCTCCGCAGCTGCCGGAGCCGCCGCCCGCACCAGCTCGCTCATCTCCCCTGCACAAACGCGATGGAACCGTCGTCATCGTGGCGACGTCGCCTGCGCCCGGGCGGCAGAGACGCGTGGAGGAGAGACGAGGTGGTGCCGTGGTGGTGGCCGGCTGGCCGCCCACCTCCTCTCGCTCTCACTCACCAGTCACCCCTCATCAAAGATATATGTTTTTTTATGAATCTGTAAAGGAAGAAGGGAAGTTGCCATGCTATGCGATGCCATCATGCGCTTTGCTTACCTTAACCTCGTCTTCTCCTTCTAAACAAACAACTATGCACCCGCGGCGAGTATTTTGGTGCTCCCACTTTGGCTTCCCTTTAGGTTTTGGGCAAAAGGAGCGATTACTATGAGGTTAACGATCTCTAAGAAAATATACTCCTCGTATATACTATACTTGGGACGGATAGGCAGAGTGAGAAAGGATGAAAGAGATAACGTTATAACCCAAGGTTGTTCTGGGGTGGAGATACAGAGCCATATGTGTTACCGTCAAATAAAAGGGGATAAGATGGATGGATGCAAACTTGTATATAAGACATCTGATAGTAATAATAGACATCCATGGATAAATGAATCCTTTTTATAGAAACCAGAAAATAAATAAACAATagaggatagaattggaacaatgcaTTATAATAATAGAGAAACCAGAAAGCAATAATAGACATCCATAGATATGACCTATCTAGACATAGATGGTTGGAACAATGCATTATAATATTAGACATCCATAGATATAGAAAACACATAAAAGAATCCATTTCataaaaaacagaaaataaataaACAATAGAGGCTATGGCCTATCTAGACATAGATGGTTGGAACAATGCATTATAACAATAGACATCCATGGATATAGATATAGAAAACACATAAAAGAACCCTTTTTATAAAAAC is a genomic window of Zea mays cultivar B73 chromosome 5, Zm-B73-REFERENCE-NAM-5.0, whole genome shotgun sequence containing:
- the LOC100277834 gene encoding high mobility group B protein 15 isoform X1 yields the protein MSELVRAAAPAAAEEEKKAVAAVTVVAKGKEKAEVTPTVEASSVGDRGRFVAYPSRVAEHTDVVADAARFRAALEGLHTHMGTRLKVPIIGGKDLDLHQLYKEVTSRGGIDKVKAENRWREVTASFIFPATATNASFMLKKYYMSLLYHFEQLYFFRVQGWHQQEIDSRMNSSIEIKTEGQAYHKRKRGINTSSDPASSSDNVDVDVIVDGKFEHGYIVTVIMGSKSTKAILYNCTEEPALPTPEPPVANNSTGLKGVRRRRRRRKKLSTTDPRHPKPNRSGYNFFFQDQHRILKPQYPAQDRLISKMIGERWNNLSPEDKAVYQQRGVEDKERYRTQLAAYKELRTGQPISNAVPIQQRLPLTEVTIDEVDSKVSQDDMLLSNQGYSSSDESDHSGEKNVEDELNTETSPEVSMETTGSPGHPDPSRDGDHFELRRRENPKADEKDNAPPDS